The following proteins are co-located in the Cryptosporidium parvum Iowa II chromosome 6, whole genome shotgun sequence genome:
- a CDS encoding ribosomal protein S23 yields VNIETTIDLYLKYFNFHSIGKPKGINTARELRTRRRTQKWADKQYKRANLGTRYKSNPFGGASHAKGIVVERFGIEAKQPNSAVRKCVRVQLIKNGKKITAFVPRDGCLNYIDENDEVLVAGFGRKGHSVGDIPGVRFKAVKVSGVSLLALFKEKKEKPRS; encoded by the coding sequence GTGAATATTGAGACTACCATTGATTTGTATCTGAAATACTTTAACTTTCATTCAATAGGAAAACCAAAGGGTATTAATACGGCACGTGAGCTTCGCACACGTCGTAGAACTCAAAAATGGGCAGATAAGCAGTACAAGAGAGCAAACTTAGGTACAAGATACAAGTCTAATCCATTTGGAGGTGCTTCTCATGCTAAGGGAATCGTTGTTGAACGTTTTGGTATAGAAGCAAAGCAACCAAACTCCGCTGTTCGTAAATGTGTTCGTGTACAACTTATCAAGAATGGTAAGAAAATTACAGCATTCGTTCCACGTGATGGTTGCTTGAACTACATTGACGAGAATGATGAAGTGCTTGTCGCTGGTTTCGGTCGTAAGGGTCACTCTGTTGGTGATATTCCAGGAGTACGTTTCAAGGCTGTGAAGGTCTCAGGAGTATCACTACTTGCATTATTCAAGGAAAAGAAGGAGAAACCCAGATCTTAA
- a CDS encoding pre-mRNA splicing factor ATP-dependent RNA helicase, with product MEELKHLRILNKVQARIFEEWNTNDRDLAEYLCYIGKESKSLKEFNGKVTSISGDKISHEVLGDIYSIINDTESKLNKVNSDSLKLQKSDSNNDNLNFAIPNEKAPLSKHALELIRKEDPHYVDINRKNKGQSETISTGFGMKDTNLKKGFGAISGIKLVDSCNVKSQYSGNKQERVSNDYEKWEIMQLLNSGVISRDEIPYDICDTTGDTIDFQNVEISTEIELRNYEPLFLRGQSIKKFNFDSSIQVVVNPEGSLNKAAELASNIARERREIRDFQEKTLIDSIPRDMNRPWEDPNPEAGERTIASALRGIGMNSQTTPEWKRQYLGKSLSFGKKNVTASISEQRKNLPIYPMRDSLVDAIRNNQVIVVIGETGSGKTTQITQYLYEEGFCKDGGIIGCTQPRRVAATSIARRVAQEMGCTLGSTVGFAIRFEDITTPETKIKYMTDGMLLREALSDNCLSQYSVIMLDEAHERTITTDVLFGLLKETCIKRPKFRLIVTSATLEADKFSAYFMNCNIFTIPGRTFPVEILYSKEPVDDYVEATLVTVLQIHLREPPGDILVFLTGQEEIDNACQTLHERMKRLENMKPPPLIILPVYSSQPSEIQSLIFEDAPPGCRKCVIATNIAEASLTIDGIFFVVDPGFSKMMVFNSKTGMDSLTVTPISQASAKQRSGRAGRTGPGKCYRLYTEAAFNTEMLPTTVPEIQRTNLANTVLLLKALGVNDLLNFDFMDPPPTTTLLIALETLFELGALDEEGFLTRLGRKMAELPMEPKLSKMVLSSVDLGCSDEIITITSMLSVQNVFYRPKDKQAQADRKKSKFYHPQGDHLTYLNVYNSWKKQRYSVPWCYENFLQSRALKGAQDVRKQLINIFDKYKLDIISAENDHDKIRKAICAGFFSNSCKKDSQEGYRNLVDNQHVYLHPSSTLFNKSPEWILYHELVFTSKEYIRDCCTIKPHWLVDFAPNLFQFADQDQLSKRKKKEKIQPLYNKYEDPNSWRLSKRRR from the exons ATGGAGGAATTAAAGCATCTCAGAATACTCAATAAGGTTCAAGCAAGGATATTTGAAGAATGGAATACTAATGATAGAGATCTTGCTGAATATTTATGCTATATTGGCAAAGAAAGTAAATCACTCAAAGAGTTTAATGGGAAAGTAACAAGTATTAGTGGTGATAAAATATCTCACGAAGTTTTGGGcgatatttattcaataataaatgatacTGAATCtaaattgaataaagtAAATAGTGATTCTTTAAAGCTTCAAAAATCGGACTCGAATAACGacaatttaaattttgcCATTCCAAATGAGAAAGCACCATTAAGCAAACATGCTCTGGAACTTATTAGGAAGGAGGATCCTCACTATGTAGATATTAACAGAAAAAACAAGGGCCAAAGCGAGACAATTTCCACAGGATTTGGAATGAAGGATAccaatttaaaaaaaggatTCGGTGCAATTTCAGGAATTAAACTGGTAGATAGTTGCAATGTAAAATCCCAATACTCAGGTAATAAGCAAGAAAGGGTATCTAATGACTACGAAAAGTGGGAAATTATGCAGCTTCTTAATTCAGGAGTTATTTCAAGGGATGAAATTCCTTATGACATTTGCGATACAACCGGAGATACTATCGATTTTCAAAATGTAGAAATATCCACTGAGATTGAGCTTAGAAATTATGAGCCATTGTTTCTCAGAGGGCaatcaattaaaaagttCAATTTTGACTCTTCAATACAAGTCGTAGTAAATCCAGAAGGGAGTTTGAATAAGGCAGCTGAGTTGGCATCTAACATTGCAAGAGAACGAAGAGAGATTCGAGATTTTCAGGAAAAGACCTTAATAGATAGTATTCCAAGAGATATGAACCGGCCTTGGGAAGACCCCAATCCAGAGGCTGGGGAGAGAACGATTGCAAGCGCGCTGCGAGGAATTGGGATGAATTCTCAAACCACACCGGAATGGAAACGCCAGTATTTAGGAAAGAGTCTGAGCTTTGGCAAAAAGAATGTTACTGCCTCTATATCAgaacaaagaaaaaatttacCCATTTATCCAATGAGAGACTCACTAGTCGATGCAATAAGAAATAACCAGGTAATAGTTGTTATAGGAGAAACAGGTAGTGGTAAAACTACTCAGATTACCCAATATCTATATGAAGAAGGATTTTGCAAAGATGGTGGAATAATTGGTTGCACTCAACCAAGAAGAGTTGCTGCAACTTCAATAGCTAGACGCGTTGCGCAGGAAATGGGATGTACATTGGGCTCTACTGTTGGATTTGCAATTCGATTTGAAGATATCACAACACCAGAgacaaaaattaaatatatgaCAGATGGAATGCTTCTTAGAGAAGCTTTATCGGATAACTGTTTATCACAATACAGCGTTATTATGCTTGATGAGGCTCATGAGAGAACAATCACAACAGACGTGTTGTTTGGACTGTTAAAG GAAACGTGCATTAAACGCCCCAAGTTCAGGTTAATTGTAACATCGGCTACTCTTGAAGCAGATAAATTTTCCGCGTATTTTATGAattgtaatatttttactaTTCCTGGAAGAACTTTTCCAGTTGAAATATTGTACTCAAAAGAGCCTGTGGACGATTATGTTGAGGCTACATTGGTTACTGTACTTCAGATTCATTTGCGCGAGCCTCCTGGAGATATTCTGGTGTTTCTAACTGGTCAAGAGGAGATCGATAATGCTTGCCAAACTCTACATGAAAGGATGAAAAGGCTGGAAAATATGAAGCCTCCGCCATTGATTATATTACCTGTTTACTCATCCCAGCCTAGCGAAATTCAATCTCtaatttttgaagatgCTCCTCCTGGATGTAGGAAATGCGTGATTGCAACAAACATTGCGGAGGCGTCCCTTACCATTGATgggattttttttgtagTTGACCCAGGGTTTTCAAAAATGATggtttttaattcaaaaacaGGAATGGACAGTCTCACAGTCACTCCAATTTCCCAAGCTAGCGCAAAACAGAGATCTGGTAGAGCTGGAAGAACTGGACCAGGAAAATGCTATCGGTTATACACTGAAGCTGCTTTCAATACAGAAATGCTTCCAACAACAGTTCCTGAGATACAACGTACTAATCTTGCCAATACAGTATTACTTCTAAAGGCACTAGGGGTGAACGATTTACTTAATTTTGACTTTATGGATCCACCTCCCACTACGACACTTTTAATTGCTTTAGAAACTTTGTTTGAGCTTGGGGCACTTGATGAAGAAGGCTTTTTAACTAGATTAGGTAGAAAAATGGCAGAGCTACCTATGGAACCAAAGCTGAGTAAAATGGTTCTTTCTTCTGTTGATTTGGGTTGCTCCGAcgaaataataacaattacTTCTATGCTTTCTGTACAGAATGTTTTTTATAGGCCCAAGGATAAACAAGCTCAGGCAGACAGAAAGAAGTCAAAATTTTACCATCCGCAAGGGGATCATTTGACATATTTAAATGTGTATAACTCCTGGAAAAAGCAAAGATACTCAGTTCCTTGGTGTTATGAAAATTTTCTACAATCGCGAGCACTTAAAGGAGCGCAAGACGTTCGTAAGCagttaattaatatatttgacaAGTATAAGCTAGATATCATCTCAGCAGAAAATGATCACGACAAAATAAGGAAGGCAATTTGCGCTGGGTTTTTTAGTAACTCTTGTAAAAAAGATTCTCAAGAAGGTTACAGAAATTTGGTTGACAATCAACATGTTTACTTGCATCCATCTAGCACACTATTTAACAAATCTCCTGAATGGATACTCTACCACGAGCTTGTATTTACTTCAAAAGAATACATTAGAGACTGCTGCACTATTAAGCCTCATTGGCTTGTTGATTTTGCTCCTAATCTATTTCAATTTGCAGACCAGGATCAGCTGtcaaaaaggaaaaaaaaggaaaagatTCAACCACTATATAACAAATATGAAGATCCAAACTCTTGGAGGTTatcaaaaagaagaagataa
- a CDS encoding cdc2-related protein kinase — MVLGNYLSSYVKIMRIGQGAFGDVWLAEDLKKKRHVALKKLISKESRDGFSKTAIREIVLLTNLKHENIVELYGVVFSRPHNDLNEHNIHGNPINAVSSHLQSNAPNRGSIWMVFEYLPYDLSGYIEGLKLEGRVIKVIDIKVIIRQLLSSLEYCHLNNTIHRDIKCANLLISGDGVVKLADFGLARVFNTRNRMLTNRVVTLWYRPPELLLGAQFYDTPVDMWSVGCILGELVLQQPLFCSETEAGVLKSIGDTLGSPPSDMLFELKKLPLWNDHDNNPLLQILGSGTGSKFRQFTSRIEEKVGQQGLDLLLQLLQYSPESRLTARQALEHPWLNSNNPDEVIPDKLDMSIFTQKKQFHSLNARKLRDKLQGRLKAPSSSEAGGALNAVIGKAYNVGNIKKNIEEDIKAKNASKNEEIKVQQNSDTNSINNVDSSSAVDERKFKRSRSRESDDNLNGSRWKLRNSSERKHSKEHDKRCASNTHDRKEREREREREKECERERERERERERERERERERERERVREFERDEYERRRYEYSWDDSYSRSRDREPTYYDYRYSSSSRYNRDYPNGSRSSLSQHLSPHSPQNNAYLPSNYSENQYRKRNSPPRSLREHSSKYSTSRGASSSMYLEGRSKNEYRDHRRL; from the coding sequence ATGGTACTCGGAAACTATTTAAGTTCTTATGTGAAGATTATGCGCATAGGCCAAGGTGCATTTGGAGACGTTTGGCTCGCTGAAGacttaaagaagaaaaggcATGTTGCTTTAAAAAAGCTCATTTCAAAGGAGAGTAGAGACGGATTTTCAAAGACAGCAATTAGGGAGATAGTTTTACTAACGAACTTGAAGCATGAAAACATTGTCGAGTTGTATGGAGTCGTTTTTTCGAGGCCTCATAACGATTTGAACGAACATAATATTCATGGAAATCCAATTAATGCTGTGTCTTCTCACTTACAGTCAAATGCACCAAACAGGGGATCTATTTGGATGGTTTTTGAGTACTTACCATATGATCTTTCTGGCTATATAGAAGGTCTTAAGTTAGAAGGTAGAGTAATTAAGGTAATAGATATTAAGGTAATCATTCGACAGCTTCTATCGAGTTTAGAGTATTGCCACcttaataatacaattcACAGAGATATTAAATGtgcaaatttattaatttcaggAGATGGGGTTGTGAAACTAGCGGATTTTGGTCTTGCAAGGGTTTTCAATACTCGTAATAGGATGCTCACTAATAGAGTTGTCACACTTTGGTATAGACCACCCGAACTTTTATTGGGCGCACAATTTTACGATACTCCCGTTGATATGTGGTCAGTTGGATGTATACTTGGCGAACTAGTTTTGCAGCAACCGCTATTTTGCAGTGAAACGGAAGCTGGAGTATTGAAATCAATTGGCGATACTCTTGGCTCTCCTCCCTCAGATATGCTGTTTGAACTTAAGAAGCTTCCTTTATGGAATGATCACGATAATAACCCACTATTACAAATTTTGGGTTCAGGAACGGGATCTAAATTTAGACAATTTACTTCACGTATTGAAGAGAAGGTTGGCCAACAAGGattagatttattattacaattaCTGCAATATTCACCGGAAAGCAGATTAACTGCGCGTCAGGCATTAGAGCATCCATGGTTAAATTCTAATAACCCAGATGAAGTAATTCCCGATAAATTGGACATGTCCATCTTCActcaaaaaaaacaatttcattctttaaatGCAAGGAAATTGCGTGATAAACTTCAGGGTAGACTTAAAGCCCCTTCATCCTCAGAAGCAGGCGGTGCATTAAACGCAGTAATTGGGAAGGCATACAATGTAGGAAAcataaaaaagaatattgagGAGGACATCAAAGCAAAGAATGCttcaaaaaatgaagaaataaagGTACAGCAAAATAGTGATACAAATTCTATCAATAACGTTGATTCATCTTCAGCCGTTGatgaaagaaaatttaagAGATCTAGAAGCAGAGAATCAGACGACAATTTAAATGGGTCCAGGTGGAAGTTGAGAAATTCTAGTGAAAGAAAGCACTCTAAAGAGCATGACAAAAGGTGTGCATCGAATACTCACGACAGAAAGGAAAGAGAGCGCGAAAGGGAACGTGAAAAAGAGTGCGAAAGGGAACGTGAAAGGGAACGTGAAAGAGAGCGTGAAAGGGAGCGTGAAAGGGAGCGTGAAAGAGAGCGTGTAAGAGAGTTTGAAAGAGATGAATACGAAAGAAGGAGATATGAATACTCATGGGATGACAGCTACTCACGTAGTAGAGACAGAGAGCCAACGTACTATGACTATAGGTACTCGAGCAGCTCACGATATAATAGAGACTATCCAAACGGAAGCCGCTCTAGTCTCTCGCAGCACCTATCTCCGCACTCGCCACAAAACAACGCATATCTACCATCTAATTATTCTGAGAACCAATATAGAAAAAGGAATTCACCTCCAAGGAGTTTACGCGAGCACTCAAGTAAATATAGCACATCAAGAGGCGCGAGTTCAAGTATGTACCTTGAAGGCAGAAGCAAGAATGAATATCGAGACCACAGGAGGTTATGA